Proteins encoded together in one Micromonospora kangleipakensis window:
- a CDS encoding fused MFS/spermidine synthase yields the protein MSSSSSDVVVDSAPTAPTPPRALPNGLAAFLVFLSSGAVLVLETVSLRLVGPYVGVTLQVTSSVIGMALAAIAYGAWMGGFLADRRDPRTLLAPALVLAGIATAVTLPVVRYAGEALRGGAASAVLLLTALAVLVPAALLAGVTPLVVKLQLADLRRTGQVVGRLSGIGTLGGITATMVTGFVLVAALPSTVIVLGLAALLGATGLALGVYLRRRAGTGLPGPARAKAALAVLGLAGAGLATVAPNPCDVETAYHCARVEVDPQWTQGRTLYLNSAEHSYVDLADPTHLKYAYTQWMGLVADAAAPKGQRLDALHLGGGGFTMPRYLTATRPGTANLVFEIDGGLVELDRRELGVRTGPELRAAVGDARVLLDAEPTDSRDLIVGDAFGHLVVPWHLATREMAAEIRRVLRPDGIYVQNVIDLPPDRFIRAELATVAAEFRHVALVAPPGAIAGRYGSNFLIVGSDAPLPLARIQVGLRTLPEQASLLHDDELTAYVGDALVLTDDYAPVDQLLATA from the coding sequence GTGAGCAGCTCATCGTCCGACGTCGTGGTGGACTCCGCGCCGACCGCGCCGACGCCGCCCCGGGCCCTGCCGAACGGGCTCGCCGCCTTCCTGGTGTTCCTCTCCAGCGGGGCCGTGCTGGTCCTGGAGACCGTCTCGCTCCGCCTGGTCGGCCCGTACGTCGGGGTCACCCTCCAGGTGACCAGCTCGGTGATCGGCATGGCGCTGGCCGCGATCGCGTACGGGGCGTGGATGGGCGGGTTCCTGGCCGATCGGCGGGACCCGCGTACCCTGCTGGCCCCGGCCCTGGTGCTGGCCGGCATCGCCACCGCGGTCACCCTCCCCGTCGTCCGGTACGCCGGTGAGGCCCTGCGCGGCGGCGCGGCGAGCGCCGTGCTGCTGCTCACCGCGCTGGCGGTGCTGGTGCCGGCGGCGCTGCTCGCCGGGGTGACCCCGCTGGTGGTCAAGCTCCAGCTCGCCGACCTGCGCCGCACCGGGCAGGTGGTCGGGCGGCTCTCCGGCATCGGCACGCTGGGCGGGATCACGGCCACCATGGTCACCGGCTTCGTGCTGGTGGCCGCGCTGCCCAGCACGGTGATCGTGCTGGGGCTGGCGGCGCTGCTCGGGGCCACCGGGCTGGCGCTCGGGGTGTACCTGCGGCGGCGGGCGGGGACCGGGCTGCCCGGTCCGGCCCGGGCGAAGGCCGCCCTGGCGGTACTCGGCCTGGCCGGCGCCGGTCTCGCCACGGTCGCCCCGAACCCGTGCGACGTGGAGACCGCGTACCACTGCGCGAGGGTCGAGGTGGACCCACAGTGGACGCAGGGGCGGACGCTCTACCTCAACTCCGCCGAGCACTCGTACGTGGACCTGGCCGATCCGACGCACCTGAAGTACGCGTACACGCAGTGGATGGGCCTGGTGGCCGACGCGGCGGCGCCCAAGGGGCAGCGGCTGGATGCCCTGCACCTGGGCGGCGGTGGCTTCACCATGCCGCGCTACCTGACCGCGACCCGGCCGGGCACCGCCAACCTGGTGTTCGAGATCGACGGCGGCCTGGTCGAGCTGGACCGGCGCGAGCTGGGTGTGCGCACCGGCCCGGAGCTGCGCGCCGCGGTCGGGGACGCCCGGGTGCTGCTCGACGCCGAACCGACCGACAGCCGGGACCTGATCGTCGGTGACGCCTTCGGCCACCTGGTGGTGCCCTGGCACCTCGCGACCCGGGAGATGGCCGCCGAGATCCGCCGGGTGCTCCGGCCGGACGGGATCTACGTGCAGAACGTCATCGACCTCCCGCCGGACCGGTTCATCCGCGCCGAGCTGGCCACCGTGGCCGCCGAGTTCCGGCACGTCGCGCTGGTCGCCCCGCCCGGCGCGATCGCCGGCCGGTACGGCTCGAACTTCCTGATCGTCGGCTCGGACGCGCCGCTGCCGCTGGCCCGGATCCAGGTCGGGCTGCGCACCCTGCCCGAGCAGGCGAGCCTGCTGCACGACGACGAGCTGACCGCCTACGTCGGGGACGCGCTGGTGCTGACCGACGACTACGCCCCGGTGGACCAACTGCTCGCTACCGCCTGA
- a CDS encoding coiled-coil domain-containing protein yields the protein MLGAGLAPAGVAAAAPTPSAPNEGGSKQLRAALDAAARGHIEAKARLDNSKRRQVALTGQLKQVELRLVELNSQVGEVAAQSYRLGRLTPVSMLLASSDPNAFLKRAAELDVMAQRDSKRLHAFTEARAEAAKAKAAIDIEVREQQKQLAVLAKKKRDAEIALARVSSGSSSGFSGGSTSAKPAPRNPDGSWPSESCSVNDPTTSGCITPRTLHALQQAQAAGYKRYVSCFRSGGDGEHPKGRACDFSAASGGFEDVSATGGDKAYGDSLANYFKNNASRLGVMYVIWYRQIWMPNTGWRSYSGGGSPAADHTNHVHLSMY from the coding sequence TGCTCGGCGCCGGCCTCGCCCCGGCCGGGGTCGCCGCGGCCGCACCGACCCCGAGCGCCCCGAACGAGGGCGGCAGCAAGCAGCTCCGCGCGGCGCTCGACGCGGCCGCGCGGGGTCACATCGAGGCGAAGGCCCGCCTCGACAACTCGAAGCGCCGACAGGTGGCGCTGACCGGGCAGCTCAAGCAGGTCGAGCTGCGCCTGGTCGAGCTCAACTCGCAGGTCGGCGAGGTGGCCGCGCAGTCGTACCGGCTGGGCCGGCTGACCCCGGTGTCGATGCTGCTCGCCAGCTCCGACCCGAACGCGTTCCTCAAGCGGGCCGCCGAGCTGGACGTGATGGCCCAGCGGGACAGCAAGCGGCTGCACGCGTTCACCGAGGCCAGGGCCGAGGCCGCCAAGGCCAAGGCGGCGATCGACATCGAGGTGCGCGAGCAGCAGAAGCAGCTCGCGGTGCTGGCGAAGAAGAAGCGGGACGCCGAGATCGCGCTGGCCAGGGTGAGCTCGGGCAGCAGCTCCGGGTTCAGCGGCGGCTCGACCTCCGCCAAGCCGGCCCCGCGTAACCCGGACGGCTCCTGGCCGTCGGAGTCCTGCTCCGTCAACGACCCGACCACCTCAGGTTGCATCACCCCGCGCACCCTGCACGCGCTCCAGCAGGCCCAGGCGGCCGGCTACAAGCGGTACGTCTCCTGCTTCCGCAGCGGCGGCGACGGCGAGCACCCGAAGGGCCGGGCCTGTGACTTCTCCGCCGCCAGCGGCGGCTTCGAGGACGTCTCGGCGACGGGTGGGGACAAGGCGTACGGGGACAGCCTGGCCAACTACTTCAAGAACAACGCGAGCCGGCTCGGCGTGATGTACGTGATCTGGTACCGGCAGATCTGGATGCCGAACACCGGCTGGCGGTCGTACAGCGGCGGCGGCAGTCCCGCCGCCGACCACACAAACCATGTTCATCTTTCGATGTACTGA